The genomic stretch TAGTTCTAGTAGTAGTGGAATATGGAGTGATTAGGACTTTGTTTAGCCTTTTGATCTTACACTACTAGGTGAAGAAACGGGCACGAAAACCTACACCATTCTCTAACCTTTCATGTCATTTGAGGTTCCACCACAAAAGGctggataagagagagagagagagagagagagagagagagatgagcaaGGAAGAAGGGGCATCAGAAGTGAAGGATCACAAACCTGGAGAAGAGGGTGCCACAATCACATCTATACTCTCTTGCTCCACAGGTTTTCACATGGGCTTTCCAGTCCGAGTTCACGGCATATCTTTTAGAGCACTTGTCacacttccacttcttctctcCATGCTTTCGGGAGAAGTGCTTCTTGATCCCCGTCAGGTCTCCAAGAGCCCTGGAAGGATGGTGGTGCACACAAGATGGCTCCGGGCACACGTACACCCTCTTCCTTGCTACTTCCTTGCTGCCTCTCTGCCTCAGCTTCCATGGCAGGTTGTGGCCCCTCCTGTGGAGCTGCAGGTTCTGTTCCCTCTTGAAACCCTTGTTGCATATCTCACAGATGAACCTGTTGGTGGCCATTAGTGTCGTCGGTGACAAGGCTACAACTTCAGCTTCTGGGTCTTTAGCGACAAAACAAAGAAGAACTTGAGGAAAAAGAACACAGCTCGGGTGGTGGAAGGAGCAACAAGAGATTTCTGCGTCCTACCTGGATTCCCCGGTTGGCTTCTCTTCTTTTTGGCCTTCGGTGGCGGCTGCGGTCGGTGGTGGTGGGGAGATACGGTTGTGAGCATAGAGCTCAAGCTGAAGTGGCCATGAGCTCTTGTCTCAGAGGAAACACTGGCTTCATCAGAGATGGAGGTGGAATTGGACATTGTTGCTACTGAGAACAACATGGAAAAGATGTTgttgttttgttttctttcaccGGCAGCCGAAATGAAGAGGGACCAGATAGTGGCATCTGGTCTCCATTATCCTCTTATCTCAATACCCAAAGCTTCCattggagaagaagaaaaagagaggcagAATATGAAGAGAGCCGGAGAGAATAAAACCCACCCATGCTTTATTAGAATTCTTCGTAGAGTGGGCACAGGTGGCCGTAGGTCACAGTACCAGAGAAAAGGCACCACTGCAGGGTTTGTAATATGAGTAGCCTCATGAAGAGAGGTTCTGAGTTACCTGCAGCTCTGCAGTCTAAATGAGCACACATCTGATTCGGTGCTCCTCGATCACATATCGgacaaaaaataagataaaaaatcaCAAGTATTTCGAAATCAATCTGTGGAATGAACAGTTTCTCATAATTccactctctctgtctctctctctctcatgtcagAAAAGAGACACCACAGAGCAAATTTAGGAACTGAGCTTTCAAGCGTTCAGTCTTCTTTTTCTAATCCGAGGGTGGAGCTACAATTGCTGTTGAAGACTGACGAGAAAACAGTAGGCAAATTAGAGGCAGAGACCCAGAAAGCCAAGGCAACAGAGCAATTTTGCCCCCACAAGGCACATGGAATCCTTCTCTTTGATTCAGTGttttgcttttctttctttttctttgggtcAATGGGGACACTGTGCATCCTAGTAGATTATTATTTATGTCTTATCACAGAGTACCCAAATACCTAAATAATGAAAGCATACAGTTTGTTTTCTTTGACACACTGGGAAGAACAGGCTTAAAAAGCTTGGGAATGGGTCTCAAAAGCTGGCTCAGACTTGCCTTTACTGCCTTTCCTGTAGCCCACACCAAGCATTATTGCTCAATTGATTGTCCTCAGTCCCTCCAGACTCAAATATATCATTGTAGTGGGCATTGCTTGACATATTACAACTCTCTCTCTTCAGAATCAGGATTTGGTTTTGGTGTTTTGCTTCTCCTTTGTCCTTTTGCTTCCTTGGATCATAACTTAAATGTGATTTGCTCATCAATTCTCTTTTTTCATGGCATTCTTAGTGGTTGCAAACACAAGTGTGTGCATAGTACTCTCAAACACAAACACACAGCATAGGATCAGTACTCTGTGTTtaagataatattatttaaattttttacaaATGATAAATGAAGAAGATGAAATTTAAATCTATAATAATTGATATAATcatagaggaattctatgtaggtTGACCTTTTAAGGGGGATCAATCCTTCGAACGCTATAGGTGTTCAACCCTTCTAGAAGTCGACCGTATAATTACAATTATAGATAGATTTTGTTGAGGTTGCTTCCAAAGTGAGTTATCCCTTTTACCTTCATCCCTAGTCGATCGGGCTAGTAAACCCTTATCACTCTTATTTATAGGATAAAAACGACTAAGTGAGATTTATTATAATCTCATAAgatttttattagctgcttcttgattgagtaggacccaactttACTATGATCTTATCAATAATCTATCAAAGTTTTTACTAGTTAAATTAGTAAACACCTTTCAAACAAACATATTATCACTATGTTATGGAAGAAattactttatatataatttaataaaaataaaaaaaagattcatGTAATCGATCCCAAATAATAATAAGTGGGCCACATGAATAGCCCACTAAATTTAATTCCGAAGCCCATAAAACAAAATCAATTGAACATGAAAAACATGTAATAAAAACAACAAAATTGACTTCCATGTCATCAGTGCAAGTATGCTAGTCTTGAGTTTCCATTAGAGCATGAACTGAATTCTTTCCTAATAACATTAACTTTTTTGCAGCACATACCGTTCAATAAGTTGAGACTCAAGTCGGGCTATGTATAACTAAGCTTAATGCAAGCAGACCACTTCACTCTATGCATACGAATACCAAAATCTACACGGAAGGCTTTAAGAATAATCCCAAACCAAcggtgataataataataatccacaATGTGAATAAAGCACTTCAATTTATTCTAAATCGATGCAGTTCACAACGAAGAACACGATTTGTGCGTCCCCGCAACGACGCAGACGATCTCGCCGCCATGACATTGcgctgctgctgcagcagcaTTTAGCTTCGTGAGATGTCGGAGGCGGCGAACATTACAACGGGCACGTACTTCATGATGGCGTCGTCCTGACAGATCCTGTCTGCCACCTCCTCCGGCAGCGTCACCACCACCTGCCTCGCCgccccctcctccgccgccgtcaTCACCAGCACCAGCCCCGCCCCCTCCACGCCGCGCACCCTGCACGTCACGTGCGCCGGCCGGCCACCGTCCTTCTCGAACGCCGCCCCGTACGCGAACGGCTGGTGGTCCATCTGCATGCACGTCAGCTCCGGTCCGTACATCTGGAACGGCGGATCCGCCTCTCGGCGGCCCGGCCGCCGCTCGTGAACCCACTCCACCGCCTCCCAGAAATCCTCCTCACGGATCGCCGCCGCGTGGCGCCGCAGCTCCGCGGCCACGTGCTCGAGTCCGGAGCCGAGATCGGCGCGGGCGCGGTAGAAGTGGAAGGCGTTGCCATAAAACCCGTGGGGGAGGGGCGCGTGCATGTGCTTGCGGAAGTCGATGCAGAGGGTGAGGTCGGCGAGGCCGAGAGGGGCGTCCGGCTCCGGGGTGGAGGCGCGGGCTATGCGGGTCCAGAAGAGGGCGGCGAGGGCGTCAAACGGGGAGGAGTCAAGCGGAAGGCCGGCGTCGGCGAGGCAGGACTTGACGGCGGCGTCGGAGAAGACGAAGGTAGCGGAGGACATCCTCCCCTTCGTGTGAGTGGCGGGTGTGGAGGAGGACTTCAAGGAGAGGAGGGGAGAGGAGGGATTGGGTTGGGGGCGGGGAAAGAAGGCCGGGGCGTGGAGGAAGGGCGGGTAGACGACGCAGGCCTGGCGGTGGGCGTCGGACCACGCGCGGACGAGGAGGATGGCGCACGTGGGGTCGGCATGCATGTGGGGGCAGCTCAATCCGATGGCGATCGCCTTGTCCTCGAACTCCGTGATCTACAAATAAGGCCATCGTCATCAGatcacatgtatgtatatatgtacaccaCAGAAAGTATATTTAGCATATATTTCTGACTATATGTATCTGCTACATTAGGGTTTGTGTGGGCATATAATaactatgagagagagagagagagagagaaagagagagtgagagagtggTGGTGCACCTGCACGTAGAAAGGGGACCAAATGAAGGGATCGGCGTCCATGGGCTCCCAGTACGCCAACTCCATCTCCTCCTCGTCGTCGGCCGACCGGAGCCACTCGTCGAGGGTGACACTCGCCCGAGCCTCCGCCAGTCGCACCCCGGCGTCGTTGCACTTGACCACCCAGCCGCCGTGAccgccgccctcctcctcctcctcccgcgcGAGCCGCCCCGTCACGGCCGGATACTGCGACAGCACCTCCGAGAGCGACTCTTTGAGCTTGAACTTGTCCATGGTGGGCCCGGGGCGGTAGTAGAAGACCAGGCGCAGCGTGTGCCGCCCCATCGCGTGGTCCAGCGCCGACAGCGGGTACGTCTTCCCCTGCCGTACCGGTGTCATCGACACCACCGTCGTCTTTGCGCACACCGTCACCCTCCGCCCGCCGGCCGTCATCCTCGACACCAACTCTGACCTAAGGGAGCGGGCAAGTGGGAGGTGTGGCTATGCACGAGGAATGAAGAGAACAAAACAGGGAAGAGCTTTAAAGAGGAGCGGAAGGGGGACGGCCTGCGCAGGGGGGTGGTGGGGCCGGACGGGCATTTAGTTGGGAGGATGGGAGTTGGGTGTGGTGAGGTCGAGCGCATTAAGTGCGACTATTAAAGAGTGACGCGTACGGGGGACAGGCATCGCATCGTTCGATGCGGACACGTTGCAGAAAGGACGGTCGGCAATGGCTGATGCACCATTCAATTGTAGTTTAAGTGAGAGAGTAGCAAATAATGCCCAATAATTATAGTATATTTTGATTAAAGTTTTTAGGGCGATTTTCCCTTTTAAAAAAtctccttttatttatttattttttcttcccaaaggtgttccttttttttttcttatgtgcCAAATAATATCCAAAATATTTATCACCAATCCAATGATATTCTATAACCGTTTCtcaatcatcataataaaaatattataaaatattataaatgatacaaatggacttGTAATTTCAATCAaaccaattttaaaattaaaattttgacatAATTGTTGGTGAACACACGTGTGGTGGCTGGTGAGTCAGTACGGCTAGGTCCAcgagtcgatgtcgggagttcttTGTCGGTTGAGCTGGACGCCGAGGTAGGTCAGGCCTTCGCGACGGGGTGTTGGTCAGCGTTTCTTGGTTCGAGCGCCGTCTGCATCGAGCTACGTCTCTCCGTTTCCGGGATAAGTGACAGCTCGCCCTCGTTCGTTGGATGGCGATTTCTGGGTTGAGGCGCTTATGGCTCGGGGGTGACCGCTTCCCTGCAAAAAAGGcattcgtcgggtgattcccgactttggcccctctgacgagcaagtcagttgtgGGCAGTATTATTTTTTCCTCCTCCTGGGTCGGACGCTGGCCAGAGATCTTTATACTACTGTCTGAGGGTCGATCGTACACGGGTTGACGTAGTGGACGTGCCAAACAGTGCCTTGGTACGGATTATGATTTGTCATGTCTTGGGGGTGACGCCATCCCGGGATTCTTGGGACGAGACGTGCCGAGCAGTGCCtttgtacggattctgacttgacaCGTGACATTGGCTGCGACATGTCTTGGACTCAAAATATGtcttatcaataataataatagatgaaTAATGAGAACCAAAAAATATAATACAACATTATTTTTTGATAATGTTATTAAAATACTATGTAAataagtcaaataaaaatattattttaatttaaaattgaaaaaaatgatgaataattaaaaattatttattatttgaattagagggaaaaaaataaatatttatattctgagaaaaaaaagtaaattttataatatttttaatatttattttgataattttataatatttttgatacctcaataaaaacactataatattaaatattattttaatttaaattgatttaaaaaaatgatgaaaaatataCTATTGGTTTTGATGAGGAATAGTTTGTGTATTATTTGaattagaggaaaaaaaaaataaagaatgctATTTtgataacaaaataatttttttttaaaaaagaaaatcgCTCGAGTTTTTGAAAGATTAAAGATTAATAGCTATAAATTATTGTCATATTCATAATCGACAACATTCTTCAAAATACATAAAGGAATCACAAATATAATGTCTCTGAAATGATGACCACTTCCAATTTACTGAAGGTTCATACTGTCTGTCTCCTCCGGTAATCCACTTACTTAGTTGCCCAACTCGAGAGACGTAGCAGTCGAAAGCTCAACCGGTGAAATCTGTGGGTCATCCACGATGGCCGTCAGGAACTGCGTGTCGCCCTCCAAATAAGACTTCATGAATGCAACCATCGCCCCACCTACAAATGCCCTCATCGGTTTCCTCGACGGCCCCTCCTTACACAGGCAGTAAGTAGCCTTCCCCCTCACTCCGCTGGTCTCGTCATCCAACATGTCCTGGTGACCATACTCTTTGGCCACAAAATGGTAGGCTGGAGGACGGCATTCATCGAAGAAATCCTGGTGGTTCACTCCTTTGGGAGCACAAGCAGGAAACAGAGGGCTCTTCTTCAGCTCTCCCAGTCCTGACCCGATCACCAGAGCTGCCATCTTAAGGTCGAAGGAATGGGGGACGTAAGTAAGGATGGGAGGACGAGTCTGCTTCCCTTTCTCCATTCCATCGACTGGGCCTACTCCTATGAGTGCTGAAAACTCGAGTGTCGTCTTAGCATGGCCAAGAGCAAGGGCAAATGCTACTTTGCCTCCTCGACTGTGACCTCCGATGGCCAGCTTGCTTAGATCTGATCTCACTTGTTCCGGGAGCACATGAATCAATCCATCAGCCAGCCACTCTACTACAGCTGCTGCAGATTGGATTTCAGCTCCGCAATCTGGCCCTGCCACTGAATATAACTGCATGGGAGCAATACAAATACTAATCTGAATTGTCTATCAATCAATAGAAGAACTTCTAATTCTTAATTGCATGATTTAAGATTTAAGTTGTGCTATTTCTTTCCACAACCCATTATGATTTCTACTGATTGTCTAAGAGATTCGATAGACATAGATAATAGACGATTTAATGTTTTACAGGAGACGAAGCAGCTGTCTATCTCCACACCTGCAATGTTACTTATCGAAGGGTAAAAGAAACAGAAACAATCTCTTGTGCCATAACCAGTAATTACTATTAGCCTACTCATACACGGATTCATCGCACCTGAGGAGCGACGATGATGAACCCATGGGAAGCAACATGGCGGAGGAGCTGAGAATAGAATGAGTTGTAGAGAAGGTAACCATGGAGGAACACAAGCGTGGGGTACTCTCCTTCCTCGGTTGGAGAGGCGACAATAAGAGGCTTCGGGGGAGGCGAAGGCGAGCTCCCTGTGGCCGCCTTCGGCTCCAGGCTCAGCAACCTCACGTTGTGCTCGCCGTGCTCGAAGACCTGCCTTGCGTCCGACATGGCCGGTGCCCTCACACTGTTCCACTGGGAGGGAAGAAGAGACTACACAGCAGACACGCCGCGGCAGCCGTTCTTATCTTGCTAGGAGATAAGCCTTTTGGTCCAGTTCTTGGTCGGGGCGAATCACCCGTT from Musa acuminata AAA Group cultivar baxijiao chromosome BXJ1-3, Cavendish_Baxijiao_AAA, whole genome shotgun sequence encodes the following:
- the LOC135631719 gene encoding protein indeterminate-domain 7-like, whose protein sequence is MLFSVATMSNSTSISDEASVSSETRAHGHFSLSSMLTTVSPHHHRPQPPPKAKKKRSQPGNPDPEAEVVALSPTTLMATNRFICEICNKGFKREQNLQLHRRGHNLPWKLRQRGSKEVARKRVYVCPEPSCVHHHPSRALGDLTGIKKHFSRKHGEKKWKCDKCSKRYAVNSDWKAHVKTCGAREYRCDCGTLFSRKDTFITHRAFCDALAEESARLMAATATTFPPLHQPLFHPSSSWNPLICPNPDLTLNPSSDGDLGALQVKPEDKLSSLHHIHLRTTTSPHLSATALLQRASIMGPMSFTNTASSLGYDGATSGGVVSSGVDVQDLPMW
- the LOC135637986 gene encoding chlorophyllase-2-like, which produces MSDARQVFEHGEHNVRLLSLEPKAATGSSPSPPPKPLIVASPTEEGEYPTLVFLHGYLLYNSFYSQLLRHVASHGFIIVAPQLYSVAGPDCGAEIQSAAAVVEWLADGLIHVLPEQVRSDLSKLAIGGHSRGGKVAFALALGHAKTTLEFSALIGVGPVDGMEKGKQTRPPILTYVPHSFDLKMAALVIGSGLGELKKSPLFPACAPKGVNHQDFFDECRPPAYHFVAKEYGHQDMLDDETSGVRGKATYCLCKEGPSRKPMRAFVGGAMVAFMKSYLEGDTQFLTAIVDDPQISPVELSTATSLELGN
- the LOC103978830 gene encoding protein ECERIFERUM 26-like gives rise to the protein MTAGGRRVTVCAKTTVVSMTPVRQGKTYPLSALDHAMGRHTLRLVFYYRPGPTMDKFKLKESLSEVLSQYPAVTGRLAREEEEEGGGHGGWVVKCNDAGVRLAEARASVTLDEWLRSADDEEEMELAYWEPMDADPFIWSPFYVQITEFEDKAIAIGLSCPHMHADPTCAILLVRAWSDAHRQACVVYPPFLHAPAFFPRPQPNPSSPLLSLKSSSTPATHTKGRMSSATFVFSDAAVKSCLADAGLPLDSSPFDALAALFWTRIARASTPEPDAPLGLADLTLCIDFRKHMHAPLPHGFYGNAFHFYRARADLGSGLEHVAAELRRHAAAIREEDFWEAVEWVHERRPGRREADPPFQMYGPELTCMQMDHQPFAYGAAFEKDGGRPAHVTCRVRGVEGAGLVLVMTAAEEGAARQVVVTLPEEVADRICQDDAIMKYVPVVMFAASDISRS